Proteins encoded in a region of the Sugiyamaella lignohabitans strain CBS 10342 chromosome B, complete sequence genome:
- the MIA40 gene encoding Mia40p (Mitochondrial oxidoreductase; involved in mitochondrial intermembrane space import; component of MIA pathway which mediates import and oxidative folding of substrates including small proteins containing twin cysteine motifs; acts in concert with Erv1p, which oxidizes the cysteine residues of Mia40p to comprise a disulfide relay system that catalyzes import; also mediates folding of Atp23p via a chaperone-like activity; forms a dimer that binds iron-sulfur cluster in vitro; GO_component: GO:0016021 - integral component of membrane [Evidence IEA]; GO_component: GO:0031305 - integral component of mitochondrial inner membrane [Evidence IDA] [PMID 15364952]; GO_component: GO:0031305 - integral component of mitochondrial inner membrane [Evidence IDA] [PMID 15620710]; GO_component: GO:0016020 - membrane [Evidence IEA]; GO_component: GO:0005743 - mitochondrial inner membrane [Evidence IEA,IEA]; GO_component: GO:0005758 - mitochondrial intermembrane space [Evidence IDA] [PMID 15359280]; GO_component: GO:0005739 - mitochondrion [Evidence IEA]; GO_component: GO:0005739 - mitochondrion [Evidence IDA] [PMID 14562095]; GO_component: GO:0005739 - mitochondrion [Evidence IDA] [PMID 14576278]; GO_component: GO:0005739 - mitochondrion [Evidence IDA] [PMID 14690591]; GO_component: GO:0005739 - mitochondrion [Evidence IDA] [PMID 16823961]; GO_function: GO:0051537 - 2 iron, 2 sulfur cluster binding [Evidence IDA] [PMID 23834247]; GO_function: GO:0016491 - oxidoreductase activity [Evidence IEA]; GO_function: GO:0016491 - oxidoreductase activity [Evidence IMP] [PMID 22990235]; GO_process: GO:0055114 - oxidation-reduction process [Evidence IEA]; GO_process: GO:0006457 - protein folding [Evidence IDA] [PMID 22990235]; GO_process: GO:0045041 - protein import into mitochondrial intermembrane space [Evidence IMP] [PMID 15359280]; GO_process: GO:0045041 - protein import into mitochondrial intermembrane space [Evidence IMP] [PMID 15364952]; GO_process: GO:0045041 - protein import into mitochondrial intermembrane space [Evidence IPI] [PMID 15989955]; GO_process: GO:0045041 - protein import into mitochondrial intermembrane space [Evidence IMP] [PMID 17336303]; GO_process: GO:0015031 - protein transport [Evidence IEA]; GO_process: GO:0006810 - transport [Evidence IEA]), whose product MLRNTIPRSLSFASRQYFYTTGRRAFASARATQARTASPAVFAAAFATPFIGYLAYTNVAHADDKEEEVKESTPAEEEPSFLKNEVIDLKDVKTNTTLLNASEVVADATEVVTSAATEAAEITEEEAAANQGAFNPETGEINWDCPCLGGMANGPCGEEFKAAFSCFVYSEADPKGIDCVEKFQGMQDCFRRYPEVYSEELREDAPLDSVEGDSAPSTEGETASTEAATPSSNSISESIDSEKPAASA is encoded by the coding sequence ATGCTCAGAAACACAATACCAAGAAGTCTGAGCTTTGCAAGCCGACAATACTTTTATACTACTGGTCGTAGAGCATTTGCCTCTGCACGTGCCACCCAAGCTAGAACTGCTTCACCAGCTGtttttgctgctgcttttgcCACTCCATTTATTGGATATTTGGCTTATACCAATGTTGCCCATGCCGACGacaaggaagaagaagtgaAAGAAAGCACacctgctgaagaagagcccTCGTTTCTCAAGAATGAAGTCATAGATCTCAAAGATGTCAAGACCAACACCACACTTTTGAATGCCTCGGAGGTTGTTGCCGATGCCACTGAGGTAGTCacctctgctgctactgaagcCGCTGAGatcactgaagaagaggctgctgctaaccAAGGAGCATTCAACCCCGAAACTGGTGAAATCAACTGGGACTGTCCTTGTCTTGGAGGCATGGCCAACGGTCCATGTGGAGAAGAGTTCAAGGCTGCCTTCAgctgttttgtttattcCGAGGCTGACCCCAAGGGAATTGATTGTGTGGAGAAGTTCCAAGGTATGCAAGACTGTTTCCGCAGATATCCTGAAGTTTACAGTGAAGAGTTGAGAGAGGACGCTCCTCTTGACTCTGTAGAGGGAGATTCTGCTCCTTCCACCGAGGGTGAAACTGCTTCCACCGAAGCTGCAACTCCATCGTCCAACTCGATCTCGGAGTCTATCGACTCTGAAAAACCTGCCGCTTCCGCTTAG
- the RPL4A gene encoding ribosomal 60S subunit protein L4A (Ribosomal 60S subunit protein L4A; N-terminally acetylated; homologous to mammalian ribosomal protein L4 and bacterial L4; RPL4A has a paralog, RPL4B, that arose from the whole genome duplication; GO_component: GO:0005737 - cytoplasm [Evidence IEA,IEA]; GO_component: GO:0022625 - cytosolic large ribosomal subunit [Evidence IDA] [PMID 11983894]; GO_component: GO:0030529 - ribonucleoprotein complex [Evidence IEA]; GO_component: GO:0005840 - ribosome [Evidence IEA,IEA]; GO_function: GO:0003723 - RNA binding [Evidence IEA]; GO_function: GO:0003735 - structural constituent of ribosome [Evidence IEA]; GO_function: GO:0003735 - structural constituent of ribosome [Evidence IC] [PMID 11983894]; GO_process: GO:0002181 - cytoplasmic translation [Evidence IC] [PMID 11983894]; GO_process: GO:0006412 - translation [Evidence IEA]): protein MSVARPQVSVYSTSGEVSTSNVVLPAVFQTPIRPDIVHSVFTGVAKNKRQAYAVASNAGEQTSAESWGTGRAVARIPRVGGSGTHRSGQAAFGNMCRGGRMFAPTKTWRKWHVKINHNQKRYATASAIAASSVAPLVLARGHRVETIAEVPLVVSNEVESVKKTKEAVAVIKAIGAHRDVVKVVKSKKTRAGKGKLRGRRHTQRRGPLVVYGEDNGLVKAFRNIPGVETSNVRALNLLQLAPGSHLGRFIIWTESAFSLLDEIWGSEANASAKSGFTLPHNILSNADITRIINSSDIQSVVRAAGDKHQKRANALKKNPLKNKQVLLRLNPYAKAFSAQNLGSAKVEKTTASKPSAAFKELLKEN from the coding sequence atgtctgTCGCTCGTCCTCAAGTTTCTGTCTACTCCACCTCTGGTGAGGTTTCGACTTCTAACGTCGTTCTTCCCGCTGTCTTCCAGACCCCTATTCGTCCCGACATCGTCCACTCTGTCTTCACTGGTGTTGCCAAGAACAAGCGTCAAGCTTACGCTGTTGCCTCCAACGCTGGTGAGCAAACCTCTGCTGAGTCTTGGGGTACTGGTCGTGCTGTTGCCCGTATTCCCCGTGTTGGTGGATCCGGTACTCACCGTTCTGGTCAAGCTGCTTTCGGTAACATGTGTCGTGGTGGTCGTATGTTCGCTCCTACCAAGACCTGGAGAAAGTGGCACGTCAAGATCAACCACAACCAAAAGCGTTACGCTACTGCCTCTGCCATCGCTGCCAGTTCCGTTGCTCCTTTAGTTTTGGCTCGTGGTCACCGTGTTGAGACCATTGCTGAGGTTCCTCTTGTTGTCTCCAACGAGGTTGAGTCtgtcaagaagaccaaGGAGGCTGTTGCCGTTATCAAGGCTATTGGTGCTCACCGTGATGTTGTCAAGGTTGTCAAGTCCAAGAAGACCCGTGCTGGTAAGGGTAAGCTCAGAGGTCGTCGTCACACCCAAAGACGTGGTCCTCTTGTCGTCTACGGTGAGGACAACGGTCTTGTTAAGGCTTTCCGCAACATTCCTGGTGTTGAGACTTCTAACGTCCGTGCCTTGAACTTGCTTCAACTTGCTCCTGGTTCCCACCTTGGTCGTTTCATCATCTGGACTGAGTCTGCTTTCTCTCTCCTTGATGAGATCTGGGGTTCTGAGGCCAATGCTTCTGCCAAGTCTGGATTTACTCTTCCCCACAACATCCTCTCCAACGCTGATATTACCCGTATCATCAACTCTTCCGATATCCAATCTGTTGtcagagctgctggtgacaAGCACCAAAAGCGTGCCAACGCTCTTAAGAAGAACCCTCTCAAGAACAAGCAAGTTCTTCTTAGATTGAACCCATATGCTAAGGCTTTCTCTGCTCAAAACCTCGGTTCCGCCAAGGTTGAGAAGACTACTGCCTCCAAGccttctgctgctttcAAGGAGCTCCTCAAGGAGAACTAA
- a CDS encoding RNA-binding splicing factor: MSSSSEYNSSEDEYNGLGSSSRRSRNKRNRFDSGSDEEDEDLGAKRSRFKPMSFTSGATLEPETMNHIESRSENQFAKGSGEKQYNSSAKKGEESRSGREDRVESESSEHEDGLQEIRGFGSMNNFFAQAMGQTQSSGNNEEMSSDNESEDQAQGKPALASFGSSAKRNSKIDLTSKKGSHYISSYGIGAKLLGKMGYVPGKGLGADGKGIVEPVQQKLRPTKLGLGGIDEKTKQSKKVDAEKADIERRTAKGSEGSQFKKGIATKDIYEMITRLESEGLRVPTAYETLISMTKEYRTDSNNEVKSSIFGLQEQAMTQLRKYYRAWATMKSTREYAKYELVQVRAKLEKLIDDIADLRSAIEVVDEINKFHLVKSMDNSSLIDEKLASLLDKLQFEFISQLDSLQLDQFAVAVIKPHFTEFVDEWKPLDEPSAFRDYFLRWNLLLSIERLDKNSEESTSLSAANFLLPVSERNGSSNNEQVPARKRRGTHFESLLYNVWYPKIESVLSHEWDVTHPGPAILLLEEWEAVLPEFVKMVVLRGVVFPRLKDAIDRWQPLSESKHDDHSEPHIWIFPWLPYLGGSYEAVMLEIIGLMKAKFAFLIKEWLSKPRRAVPFEELTSWRQLIGEQEMDDLLQLTLVPGLRRYLSQELEINPAEQVLTPLEAVVKKWGRVLSPSITSSILEKEFFPKWLNVLHSWLVEPNAKLEDISSWYQAWSMWFPQSIRDTIAVEEGFRKGLDLINDALDLNPKERYKLEHPTKAASPAPRPEYYKPVYDDVTSSSDYKPKSTFRDVVEEYCLEHDVFLVPQKKSHPTLGHRLYRVSHDPSGKTGPWCYFDEDVIWIRRKSSEEYEPIDVDDLTSFL, encoded by the coding sequence ATGTCTTCCTCCAGTGAGTATAATTCTTCTGAGGATGAATATAATGGGCTGGGCAGCTCATCTAGGAGGTCAAGAAATAAGAGGAACAGATTCGACAGCGGaagtgatgaagaggacgaGGACCTTGGTGCGAAACGCAGCCGCTTCAAACCAATGAGCTTTACTTCTGGGGCAACATTAGAGCCTGAAACTATGAATCATATCGAGAGTCGGAGCGAGAACCAATTTGCTAAAGGATCTGGTGAAAAGCAGTATAACAGTTCTGCTAAAAAAGGTGAAGAAAGCCGGTCAGGACGTGAAGATCGGGTCGAGAGCGAAAGCTCAGAGCACGAGGATGGGTTACAAGAAATAAGAGGATTCGGCAGCATGAATAACTTTTTCGCCCAAGCAATGGGTCAGACTCAGAGTAGTGGAAATAATGAAGAGATGTCAAGTGATAACGAAAGTGAAGACCAAGCACAAGGAAAACCTGCGTTGGCATCATTTGGTTCGTCAGCGAAACGAAATTCAAAGATTGATCTCACGTCTAAAAAGGGTTCACATTATATATCTTCTTATGGAATTGGAGCCAAACTTCTAGGTAAAATGGGTTATGTGCCTGGTAAAGGTTTGGGTGCAGACGGTAAAGGAATTGTAGAACCAGTCCAGCAAAAATTGCGGCCTACAAAGCTTGGTCTGGGTGGTATTGACGAAAAGACGAAGCAATCTAAAAAAGTGGATGCCGAGAAGGCTGATATAGAGAGAAGAACTGCGAAGGGTTCAGAAGGAAGTCAGTTTAAAAAGGGTATAGCGACAAAGGATATATATGAAATGATCACAAGACTCGAGAGTGAAGGTCTACGAGTGCCCACCGCATATGAAACTCTGATCTCAATGACAAAAGAATATCGCACTGACTCTAACAATGAAGTTAAATCGAGCATTTTTGGACTTCAAGAGCAGGCTATGACTCAATTGAGGAAATATTATCGAGCATGGGCCACAATGAAATCCACAAGAGAGTATGCAAAGTACGAACTTGTTCAAGTCAGGGCGAAGCTTGAAAAGCTGATAGACGACATAGCTGATTTGAGGTCAGCCATTGAAGTGGTGGACGAAATTAATAAATTCCACCTTGTCAAATCAATGGATAACAGTTCCCTAATAGATGAGAAACTGGCAAGTCTTCTTGATAAATTGCAGTTCGAATTTATAAGTCAACTGGACTCATTACAGTTAGATCAGTTTGCAGTTGCCGTAATAAAGCCACATTTTACAGAATTTGTTGACGAATGGAAACCGCTTGATGAGCCGTCAGCATTTCGAGATTATTTTTTGCGATGGAATCTATTACTTTCCATTGAGAGGTTGGATAAGAACAGTGAGGAATCCACTAGCTTATCAGCCGCCAATTTTCTTTTACCTGTCTCTGAGAGAAACGGCTCGTCTAATAATGAGCAAGTACCTGCTCGGAAGCGTAGGGGAACACATTTTGAAAGCTTGCTGTATAATGTCTGGTATCCCAAAATAGAGTCCGTCCTGTCCCACGAATGGGATGTGACACATCCTGGACCTgcaattcttcttcttgaagaaTGGGAGGCAGTGTTGCCGGAGTTTGTGAAAATGGTCGTTCTTCGTGGTGTTGTATTTCCAAGGCTAAAGGATGCGATTGACAGATGGCAGCCTTTATCTGAATCTAAACATGATGACCATTCGGAACCTCATATATGGATTTTTCCTTGGCTGCCTTACTTGGGAGGCTCTTACGAAGCCGTCATGCTAGAAATTATCGGATTGATGAAAGCAAaatttgcatttttaaTAAAAGAGTGGCTCAGCAAACCGAGACGTGCTGTGCCTTTCGAAGAGTTAACGTCATGGAGGCAACTTATTGGAGAACAGGAAATGGATGATCTGTTGCAATTGACCCTAGTTCCAGGTTTGCGGCGATACCTGTctcaagaacttgaaatcAACCCTGCTGAGCAGGTGTTAACTCCTCTGGAGGCTGTCGTGAAGAAGTGGGGCAGGGTCCTTAGTCCAAGCATCACAAGCTCAATTCTTGAGAAAGAATTTTTTCCTAAATGGTTAAACGTCTTACACAGTTGGCTCGTCGAGCCTAATGCAAAATTAGAGGATATATCATCCTGGTACCAAGCATGGAGCATGTGGTTCCCGCAATCCATACGAGATACGATAGCTGTAGAAGAAGGATTCCGCAAGGGTCTAGATCTCATAAATGATGCCCTTGATTTGAACCCCAAGGAACGATACAAGCTTGAGCATCCCACGAAAGCAGCATCCCCAGCGCCCCGACCGGAGTACTATAAGCCAGTCTATGATGACGTGACATCTAGCTCCGATTACAAGCCGAAGAGCACATTCCGTGATGTGGTAGAAGAATACTGTTTAGAACATGATGTCTTCCTCGTACCGCAGAAAAAGTCACATCCAACACTAGGACACCGTCTCTACCGAGTCAGCCACGATCCTTCAGGCAAGACTGGCCCTTGGTGCTACTTTGACGAAGACGTCATCTGGATTCGGCGTAAATCCTCAGAAGAGTATGAGCCaattgatgttgatgatttaACTAGCTTTCTATGA
- the SEN34 gene encoding tRNA splicing endonuclease subunit SEN34: protein MIPINIVGGRGLVFDLDHVKVLREKYHVCGTLIGILPQIPQQNVFMGLPLELMPEDIELLVFDLKVAYLVDDSEAHKQAVSKFTKEDAKEVRAERHRQEQEQFERHKDVMWERRVAALEIKRRKEQEKEKKRLEKLKSEKRDGTEQDQVVANGDQAGPVEPAPPRIPETETTKASHQEPATDSRDNLTSANTEKQGKVTVTTTIKTEGNIETEREVKVEIIEKTERIESEEEKNSADEEVISLEKQRWLEKTFPESQQITGGTVTIPSVTTPTNSSLKTYKPLAVQESFFVPRPSKASYNIYKELHKKGFFLTPGLRFGGQFVAYPGDPLRFHSHHIAIGFNWDQEFAVLDIVGGGRLGTAVKKCWVVGAEDSGCDVKEEDKYRIFSVEWAGFG from the coding sequence ATGATACCAATTAATATAGTCGGAGGCAGGGGCCTGGTATTTGACTTGGATCATGTGAAAGTACTAAGAGAAAAATATCATGTTTGCGGAACGCTGATAGGAATTTTACCGCAGATACCTCAGCAAAATGTCTTCATGGGCTTACCTTTGGAACTTATGCCTGAAGATATCGAACTTCTGGTGTTCGACTTAAAAGTAGCATATTTGGTAGATGATAGCGAAGCACACAAACAAGCGGTTTCCAAGTTTACCAAAGAAGATGCTAAAGAAGTGCGAGCTGAAAGACATCGACAGGAGCAAGAGCAGTTTGAACGTCATAAAGATGTCATGTGGGAGAGAAGAGTAGCTGCTTTAGAGATAAAACGACGAAAGGAACaagagaaggagaaaaaaagattggaaaaattgaaaagtGAAAAGCGCGATGGAACTGAACAAGATCAAGTCGTAGCAAACGGAGACCAGGCTGGGCCGGTTGAACCAGCTCCCCCAAGAATTCCAGAGACAGAGACGACCAAGGCTTCTCATCAAGAGCCAGCCACTGATTCTAGGGATAATCTTACATCTGCCAATACTGAAAAGCAGGGAAAAGTGACAGTTACAACTACCATAAAAACGGAGGGTAATATAGAGACTGAGAGAGAAGTTAAAGTAGAAATTATAGAGAAGACGGAGAGAATTGAgagtgaagaagagaagaattCTGCTGACGAAGAGGTCATAAGCCTTGAAAAACAGCGCTGGCTCGAGAAAACCTTCCCTGAATCACAACAAATAACTGGTGGAACGGTCACTATACCCAGTGTTACCACCCCAACGAACTCTTCATTAAAGACATATAAGCCATTGGCTGTTCAAGaaagtttttttgttccCAGGCCCTCCAAAGCTTCCTACAACATATACAAAGAGCTTCATAAAAAAGGATTTTTCCTCACACCGGGTCTGCGGTTTGGCGGTCAATTTGTAGCATATCCTGGTGATCCGCTGAGATTTCATTCTCACCATATTGCCATTGGGTTTAACTGGGAtcaggagtttgctgtcTTGGACATAGTTGGTGGAGGAAGGCTAGGAACGGCAGTGAAAAAGTGCTGGGTAGTTGGGGCTGAAGACTCGGGCTGTGATgtcaaggaagaagacaaaTACAGGATATTCAGCGTCGAATGGGCTGGTTTTGGCTAG
- the THI80 gene encoding thiamine diphosphokinase (Thiamine pyrophosphokinase; phosphorylates thiamine to produce the coenzyme thiamine pyrophosphate (thiamine diphosphate); GO_component: GO:0005737 - cytoplasm [Evidence IDA] [PMID 14562095]; GO_function: GO:0005524 - ATP binding [Evidence IEA,IEA]; GO_function: GO:0016301 - kinase activity [Evidence IEA]; GO_function: GO:0000166 - nucleotide binding [Evidence IEA]; GO_function: GO:0004788 - thiamine diphosphokinase activity [Evidence IEA,IEA]; GO_function: GO:0004788 - thiamine diphosphokinase activity [Evidence IDA] [PMID 18652651]; GO_function: GO:0004788 - thiamine diphosphokinase activity [Evidence IDA,IMP] [PMID 8394343]; GO_function: GO:0016740 - transferase activity [Evidence IEA]; GO_process: GO:0016310 - phosphorylation [Evidence IEA]; GO_process: GO:0009229 - thiamine diphosphate biosynthetic process [Evidence IEA,IEA]; GO_process: GO:0009229 - thiamine diphosphate biosynthetic process [Evidence IMP] [PMID 8394343]; GO_process: GO:0009229 - thiamine diphosphate biosynthetic process [Evidence TAS] [PMID 9655908]) — protein sequence MKIPQIITGDFDSLRDDVRDYYESLGTKIIHNPDQYSTDFMKANKSIKDHSSSSYSILALGGMGGRVDQQFHSIHQLFLSKEQGQLIYLISTESISFLLDEGKSTIITPTDLIGETCGIIPVCGETSITTQGLRWDVSDWKTSFGSQVSTSNHLISDSITIESDKPVLFTAEIRDSEQ from the coding sequence ATGAAGATACCACAAATAATTACCGGTGATTTCGACTCGCTAAGGGACGATGTGCGTGACTATTATGAGAGTTTGGGAACAAAGATTATCCATAATCCAGATCAATATTCTACTGATTTCATGAAGGCAAACAAAAGCATCAAGGATCACAGCTCCAGCTCGTATAGCATATTGGCGTTAGGAGGAATGGGTGGGAGAGTTGATCAACAATTCCATTCCATACACCAGCTATTCCTCTCTAAGGAACAAGGTCAACTGATTTATCTAATCTCTACAGAAAGCATTTCATTCCTACTGGATGAAGGTAAAAGTACTATTATTACACCCACAGACTTGATTGGAGAAACATGTGGTATTATTCCCGTTTGTGGTGAAACGAGTATAACCACTCAGGGCCTGAGGTGGGACGTTTCTGACTGGAAAACTAGTTTTGGAAGTCAAGTTTCTACCAGTAATCACCTCATATCGGACTCTATCACCATAGAAAGCGACAAGCCTGTACTATTTACAGCCGAGATCCGAGATTCGGAGCAATGA